In Stomoxys calcitrans chromosome 2, idStoCalc2.1, whole genome shotgun sequence, the following proteins share a genomic window:
- the LOC106087811 gene encoding uncharacterized protein LOC106087811, giving the protein MDIYLDFITKLKLVLKFIVHKYQQFLTTTYEFEIVNTSKGPVRGRKRINIHSEYGKYYAFEGIPFAKPPLRKLRFRAPQPPEPWQEVLDCTNCKAKPMQYNYAFKLKEGSEDCLYLNVYARELHTAKPLPVMVWIYGGGFQIGEASRDMYAPDYFMQRDVILVTFNYRLGIFGFLCFDDPELNIPGNAGLKDQVLALRWVKDNIHNFNGDANNITVFGESAGGASTHFLMSIPRAKGLFHKAIVQSASMLCPWATTEDHDWAYKTACLMGYNGDKSSKCVYDYLSRKSSHDLYLANYQLRTKERDMRNVLSFFIPVVEPYATDDCVISKPPKELLAEAWGNKIPLIIGGVLDEGFIFYNMARHVPYIINELGECLELMPDDLKHSRTQDELKQMALSLKQLYFDGKDPNIRDNFYHFLELMGHRMIWHPIVRTLKARLKYASLAPTYVYTFDFDSNFFNHHRTVHCGRAARGVCHGDDLVYLFYGILSEKLSTSSREYQCLQRMVGMWYNFALTSNPNCQEIEPVIWQPLGDCEEPLKCLSICDTLKHKELPKYEKLKIWNEFYKREEFIYTLVINTSLGRVKGQKCEGIYGDAFYSFEKIPFGEIPVGKLRFLPPQPKSPWSEILDCTLQAPKPMQKNALSNLIEGTEDCLYLNIYTKQLNTAKPLPVIVLLYGGGFEMGDPTRDLHGPDYFMMKDVVFVTIGYRLGPFGFLQFKDPQLKAPGNNGLKDQLLALQWIKQNIANFNGDVDNITLSGESAGAASTHYLMCCPLAKGLFHKAILMSGNILCNWAYSPLENIPYRLAKACGYENSADDEKSIFEFLQQQPAETLLKPYLPNKEENMNDCLFTYGPKVEPYPTDTCVIPEHPESLVKNAWGNAIPVLMSGTSFEGLLMFARVHVAPFLLTELEENPHHCLPFTLKMKYPKDLQTELGMKIKKTHFGEEKANALKYCEYATYKVFWHPILRLLKLRTNSETPLAETYLYRFDFDSPDFNHQRIKYCGKEMRGVAHVDDHSYLFYGDFSWKLSPESSEYKTIQRMVDIWHSFALQSNPNGPCVEKELNAPWLPVVKEQTEGNLKCLNIGKELKVIDLPEMPKLQVWESLYNVEAYAAEKE; this is encoded by the exons ATGGATATCTATCTTGATTTTATAACAAAGCTTAAACTTGTCCTCAA GTTCATTGTACACAAATATCAGCAGTTTCTGACCACCACCTACGAATTCGAAATTGTCAATACATCCAAAGGTCCTGTAAGGGGTAGAAAGCGCATCAATATTCATAGTGAATATGGAAAATACTATGCCTTTGAAGGCATACCCTTTGCCAAACCTCCCTTGCGGAAGCTGAGATTTCGGGCTCCACAACCGCCTGAACCTTGGCAAGAGGTACTCGACTGCACAAACTGCAAGGCAAAGCCAATGCAGTACAACTACGCATTCAAACTTAAAGAAGGTTCTGAGGATTGTTTGTATCTGAATGTTTATGCCAGAGAG TTACATACCGCCAAACCTTTGCCAGTTATGGTATGGATTTATGGTGGAGGTTTTCAAATTGGTGAAGCTTCGCGTGATATGTACGCCCCTGATTATTTTATGCAACGTGATGTGATTCTGGTCACTTTCAATTACCGTTTGGGAATATTTG GGTTTTTATGTTTCGATGATCCAGAGCTCAATATCCCCGGTAATGCTGGGCTCAAGGACCAGGTTTTAGCCTTACGTTGGGTCAAAGACAATATCCACAATTTCAACGGAGATGCCAATAACATCACAGTATTCGGCGAGAGTGCTGGAGGGGCATCCACACACTTCCTAATGTCAATTCCACGAGCGAAGGGGCTTTTTCACAAAGCCATCGTCCAATCTGCTTCAATGTTATGCCCATGGGCCACCACAGAGGATCATGACTGGGCCTACAAAACTGCCTGCTTAATGGGCTACAACGGAGACAAGAGCAGCAAGTGTGTCTATGACTACTTGTCAAGGAAATCTTCACATGACTTATATCTTGCCAACTATCAACTGAGGACCAAAGAGCGGGATATGAGAAATGTATTATCTTTCTTTATTCCTGTTGTGGAGCCCTATGCTACAGACGATTGCGTCATTAGCAAGCCTCCCAAAGAACTTTTGGCTGAGGCCTGGGGCAATAAAATTCCCTTGATTATAGGTGGTGTATTGGACGAAGGTTTTATCTTTTACAACATGGCACGACATGTCCCTTATATAATCAATGAGTTGGGCGAATGTCTGGAACTCATGCCCGATGACCTAAAGCATTCCCGTACTCAAGATGAACTCAAACAAATGGCCTTGAGTCTTAAACAATTGTACTTTGATGGTAAAGATCCGAATATCAGAGATAACTTTTATCACTTCTTGGAACTGATGGGTCACCGTATGATATGGCATCCTATAGTAAGAACATTGAAGGCCCGTTTGAAATATGCCTCACTAGCTCCAACGTACGTCTACACATTCGATTTCgattcaaatttctttaatcaCCATCGAACTGTGCATTGTGGTCGTGCAGCGAGAGGGGTGTGTCATGGTGATGATCTTGTCTATCTCTTTTATGGCATTTTGTCTGAAAAGCTTAGCACCAGCAGCAGAGAGTATCAATGCTTGCAGCGAATGGTAGGCATGTGGTATAACTTTGCCTTGACCTCGAATCCCAATTGCCAGGAAATAGAACCGGTTATATGGCAACCGCTTGGTGATTGTGAGGAGCCGCTTAAATGCCTGTCGATCTGTGATACATTGAAGCACAAAGAACTGCCCAAATATGAaaaacttaagatttggaaTGAGTTTTACAAACGAGAGGAATTCATTTA CACCTTGGTGATTAATACCTCTCTGGGTCGTGTAAAAGGCCAAAAATGCGAAGGTATTTACGGCGATGCCTTTTACAGTTTCGAAAAGATACCATTTGGTGAAATTCCCGTCGGCAAACTACGTTTTCTGCCGCCACAACCCAAAAGCCCCTGGTCTGAGATACTGGATTGCACTCTGCAAGCGCCCAAGCCGATGCAAAAGAATGCGCTCAGTAATTTAATTGAAGGAACTGAAGATTGTTTATATTTGAACATTTACACCAAACAG TTGAATACAGCCAAACCATTACCGGTAATAGTTTTACTCTATGGAGGAGGCTTTGAAATGGGTGATCCTACCAGAGACTTACATGGCCCCGATTATTTTATGATGAAGGATGTGGTATTTGTTACCATAGGATATCGTTTGGGACCTTTTG gTTTTCTCCAATTCAAAGATCCCCAACTGAAAGCCCCCGGAAATAATGGCCTCAAAGATCAATTACTGGCCCTGCAAtggataaaacaaaatattgcaaatttcaatGGCGATGTTGATAACATCACCCTGAGTGGAGAAAGTGCTGGAGCTGCTTCTACCCACTACCTCATGTGCTGCCCCTTGGCAAAAGGTCTTTTCCACAAGGCTATCTTAATGTCAGGCAATATTCTGTGCAATTGGGCATATTCACCTTTGGAAAATATACCATATCGCTTGGCCAAAGCCTGTGGCTATGAAAACTCTGCCGATGATGAAAAGTCCATATTCGAATTTCTTCAACAACAACCTGCCGAAACTTTACTCAAACCATATTTGCCCAACAAAGAAGAGAACATGAACGATTGCCTGTTCACGTATGGACCCAAAGTGGAACCGTATCCCACTGATACCTGTGTTATACCCGAACATCCAGAAAGTTTGGTGAAAAACGCATGGGGTAATGCAATTCCAGTACTAATGAGCGGGACCTCATTTGAGGGTCTCCTTATGTTTGCTAGAGTGCATGTGGCACCGTTCCTGTTGACAGAATTGGAAGAAAATCCTCATCATTGTCTACCGTTTACCCTGAAAATGAAATATCCCAAAGATCTACAGACGGAGCTgggaatgaaaattaaaaaaacccaTTTTGGAGAAGAAAAGGCCAATGCTCTTAAGTATTGTGAG TACGCCACCTATAAAGTTTTCTGGCATCCAATATTACGCCTGCTAAAATTACGCACCAATTCTGAGACGCCGCTGGCGGAAACCTACCTCTATCGCTTTGATTTTGATTCGCCAGATTTCAATCATCAACGTATCAAATATTGTGGCAAAGAGATGCGTGGCGTCGCACACGTCGATGATCATTCGTATCTGTTTTATGGTGATTTTTCATGGAAACTCTCCCCCGAGAGCTCTGAGTACAAAACCATTCAACGTATGGTTGACATATGGCACTCCTTTGCCTTGCAATCAAATCCCAATGGCCCTTGCGTAGAGAAGGAACTTAACGCTCCATGGTTACCAGTCGTTAAGGAACAGACAGAGGGAAATCTCAAATGTTTAAATATTGGCAAAGAACTGAAGGTGATTGATTTGCCGGAAATGCCAAAGTTACAGGTGTGGGAAAGTCTATACAACGTAGAAGCATATGCTGCCGAAAaggaataa
- the LOC131995230 gene encoding esterase B1, with the protein MENPVIQTSSGRVRGKLATNAYGYSFYYFDGIPYAQPPLGEKRFRAPVPAAKWTLIRDCTKSPNKCLQWNRRVCEIQGSEDCLYLNVNVRQLNARPAVPVMVYIHGGGFNTGDATRRAWAPDYFMMKDVVFITIGYRLGMFGFASFSDKSLNTADNCGVLDVILALKWIRANCMYFNGDPENITLFGHSSGSCVTHMLMQTPSAKGLFHKAILLAGFNMNEPSFTRLEFRLAQHLGFEGSEQDQKALCEFLTNVDANKLVNFDVFTEEEKMLYPDAVIFPIWPIADGTLISKDIVAAQRKAWSNSIPLMMGSNSTEALMLLKKLKSDAKVYEMWKSRPQLMLHSNLKTLDDAVMLGEIAKRVKDIHFGDKEMTIENYECALEIESYNFLYHDQHRLMQSRLQNATAPTYVYRFDFDSPTFNFYRIRGFGVGSKGVGHCDELGYLFVLPDTFKLDANTPEYRCIELMIETFYTFSKTSDPNNPILQPNHWEPIQRGMVPHCLNINYEWTRRIPQPEYEKCCAIDEAYKLLNKDLY; encoded by the exons ATGGAAAATCCCGTAATACAGACATCGAGTGGCCGGGTTCGTGGTAAATTAGCAACGAATGCTTATGGATATTCCTTTTACTATTTCGATGGTATTCCCTATGCGCAACCGCCACTTGGAGAAAAACGTTTCAGAGCTCCAGTACCTGCGGCTAAATGGACCTTAATTAGGGATTGCACCAAATCGCCCAATAAGTGTCTGCAATGGAATCGCCGCGTTTGTGAAATTCAAGGATCCGAAGACTGTCTATATCTCAATGTGAATGTAAGGCAATTGAATGCTCGCCCTGCAGTTCCTGTCATGGTGTATATACATGGTGGCGGCTTCAATACAGGGGATGCCACCCGTCGAGCTTGGGCTCCCGACTACTTTATGATGAAGGATGTGGTATTCATAACCATAGGTTATCGTTTGGGCATGTTTG GCTTTGCCAGTTTCTCGGACAAATCCTTAAACACAGCCGATAATTGTGGCGTACTTGATGTCATTTTGGCTTTAAAGTGGATTAGAGCAAATTGTATGTACTTCAATGGTGATCCTGAGAATATAACTCTCTTTGGCCACAGCTCTGGTAGCTGTGTTACCCACATGCTCATGCAAACACCATCGGCCAAGGGTCTCTTCCACAAAGCCATTTTGTTGGCCGGCTTCAATATGAACGAGCCCTCCTTCACCAGACTTGAATTTCGTTTGGCCCAACACTTGGGCTTTGAGGGCAGCGAGCAGGATCAAAAGGCCTTGTGCGAATTTCTCACTAATGTGGATGCCAACAAACTGGTAAATTTCGATGTATTTACTGAGGAGGAGAAAATGTTGTATCCCGATGCGGTCATCTTCCCCATCTGGCCCATTGCTGATGGCACTTTAATATCTAAAGACATTGTCGCAGCTCAACGCAAGGCATGGAGTAATAGCATTCCCCTTATGATGGGCTCTAATTCAACAGAGGCTTTAATGCTTTTAAAAAAGCTTAAGAGCGATGCCAAAGTATATGAAATGTGGAAAAGTAGACCCCAGCTTATGTTGCACTCCAATCTCAAGACTTTGGATGATGCTGTAATGCTAGGGGAGATAGCCAAGCGGGTGAAAGACATACATTTCGGAGATAAGGAAATGACAATTGAGAACTACGAATGTGCATTAGAG ATCGAATcctacaattttttatatcatgaTCAACATCGTCTAATGCAATCACGCCTCCAAAATGCCACTGCTCCCACCTATGTTTATCGCTTTGATTTTGATTCACCCACTTTCAATTTTTATCGCATTCGAGGTTTTGGTGTTGGCTCCAAAGGAGTTGGCCATTGTGATGAACTTGgctatttgtttgttttacccGACACTTTCAAATTGGATGCCAATACACCCGAATATCGTTGCATTGAACTGATGATTGAAACTTTTTATACATTTTCCAAGACTTCAGATCCCAATAATCCCATATTACAGCCAAACCATTGGGAACCCATACAGCGAGGCATGGTTCCGCATTGCTTGAACATCAATTATGAGTGGACGCGACGGATACCTCAACCCGAATATGAGAAATGCTGTGCCATAGATGAGGCATATAAGCTATTAAACAAAGATTTATACTAA